Proteins encoded in a region of the Triticum dicoccoides isolate Atlit2015 ecotype Zavitan chromosome 3A, WEW_v2.0, whole genome shotgun sequence genome:
- the LOC119269139 gene encoding peroxidase 2-like — translation MATKLAALVVLAAFLAGPAACDGASICFNGWLRLPTYNAALCRPRPDVQTRQRRPAPSGSGLSSGYYNTRCPSAEKIVTDAVKKAVDANPGIGAGLIRLFFHDCFVRGCDGSVLLNTTNSKNSDTEREGPPNQNSLRGFEVIDEAKAAIEAACPDTVSCADIVAYAARDASYFLSDRKINIQMPGGRYDGRESFSNETDQLPGPFSNLTALQGSFAAKGLTSDEMVTLSGAHTIGRARCLFFSTRFSEMEPVFAAKLRAQCNGNDGTNVNQDDVTPNILDKQYYQNVVDKKVLFTSDAVLNSTETITQVTENANMTGAWERKFEKAMETMGKIGVKTIGNQQGAEIRKVCWRVNN, via the exons ATGGCGACTAAGCTCGCAGCGCTCGTCGTCTTGGCCGCGTTCCTCGCCGGGCCGGCGGCGTGCGACGGCGCCAGCATTTGCTTCAACGGCTGGCTGAGGCTGCCCACCTACAACGCGGCGCTCTGTCGCCCCAGGCCGGACGTTCAGACGCGGCAGAGGAGACCTGCTCCCTCGGGGTCAGGACTCAGCTCCGGCTATTACAACACCAGGTGCCCTAGCGCGGAGAAGATCGTCACGGATGCCGTGAAGAAGGCCGTGGATGCGAACCCTGGCATTGGTGCCGGGCTCATCCGTCTCTTCTTCCATGACTGCTTCGTTCGG GGCTGCGATGGTTCCGTCCTCCTCAACACGACCAACTCGAAGAACAGCGACACGGAGAGGGAAGGCCCTCCCAACCAGAACAGCCTCCGAGGGTTCGAGGTGATTGACGAGGCCAAGGCGGCGATCGAGGCTGCCTGCCCCGACACAGTCTCATGTGCCGACATCGTCGCCTATGCTGCCCGCGACGCGTCCTACTTCCTCAGCGACCGCAAGATCAACATCCAGATGCCGGGCGGCCGCTACGACGGCCGCGAGTCATTCTCCAACGAGACAGACCAGCTGCCTGGGCCCTTCTCTAACCTCACGGCGCTTCAGGGGAGTTTCGCGGCCAAGGGACTCACCTCCGACGAGATGGTCACGCTCTCCGGCGCGCACACCATCGGCCGCGCCCGCTGCTTGTTCTTCTCCACCCGTTTCTCTGAGATGGAACCGGTATTTGCCGCCAAGCTTAGGGCCCAGTGCAACGGCAACGACGGCACCAACGTGAACCAAGATGATGTGACCCCCAACATCCTGGATAAGCAGTACTACCAGAACGTGGTCGACAAGAAAGTGTTGTTCACCTCAGATGCCGTGCTCAACTCGACGGAAACGATAACGCAGGTGACAGAAAACGCGAACATGACCGGGGCGTGGGAGAGGAAGTTCGAGAAAGCCATGGAGACTATGGGGAAAATCGGGGTCAAGACCATAGGCAACCAGCAAGGCGCAGAGATCAGGAAGGTATGCTGGAGAGTCAACAACTAA